From a single Brassica oleracea var. oleracea cultivar TO1000 chromosome C5, BOL, whole genome shotgun sequence genomic region:
- the LOC106293823 gene encoding putative cysteine-rich repeat secretory protein 17, with protein MYSSSSVSKRLILIYVLAIQLLLINSELSLNTTNDYLNHTCLVSQGKYKTGSEYEKLIKHIMKMFYINSIRGYDLFGDSTFTAVLQCRGDSYGTKCRDCFVTALAALRRRCPWYKGRIIWYDQCLLSMDSKYSVGQIDYDNNFCMSNAKKVVEDRSEYIKVWNILVDDLTELAITGDNSTLYSVGEKRYKGDMVYGMVQCAKDLSRKACQECLWYNSFHFQDCVNYFRGARVVGRSCTFRFEFYPFIAKQVHNI; from the exons ATGTACTCTTCATCGTCTGTATCAAAACGCCTCATTTTGATCTATGTCTTGGCCATACAACTACTCCTTATAAACAGTGAATTGTCCTTAAACACGACCAATGACTATCTCAACCACACATGTTTGGTTAGTCAAGGAAAATACAAGACGGGAAGTGAGTACGAGAAACTTATAAAACATATCATGAAAATGTTCTATATAAACAGTATCAGAGGTTACGACCTTTTTGGCGATTCTACTTTTACCGCTGTCCTCCAGTGCCGCGGCGACTCCTACGGGACCAAGTGCCGCGACTGCTTTGTCACCGCCCTCGCTGCG CTTCGTAGGAGATGTCCATGGTACAAGGGGAGGATAATATGGTATGACCAATGTCTTCTCTCGATGGATTCCAAATATTCTGTTGGGCAGATCGATTATGACAATAACTTTTGTATGTCCAACGCGAAGAAGGTGGTAGAAGATAGATCTGAATATATAAAAGTTTGGAATATTCTCGTTGACGATCTGACGGAATTAGCCATCACTGGAGATAATTCTACATTGTACTCTGTGGGGGAGAAGCGGTACAAGGGTGATATGGTATATGGAATGGTGCAGTGTGCGAAAGACTTATCGCGAAAAGCTTGTCAGGAGTGTTTGTGGTATAATAGCTTTCATTTTCAAGATTGCGTGAATTATTTTCGAGGAGCGAGAGTTGTAGGTAGGAGCTGTACTTTTAGGTTTGAATTCTATCCTTTTATTGCCAAGCAGGTCCATAATATTTAA
- the LOC106345002 gene encoding uncharacterized protein LOC106345002: MKASWAQMGVNFDRGPSIDELTTACQMCRTWSRDDRLRLGYLAIYAGFIEAARTSSPTRASLTRLVMDLDAFEDYPWGRVAFKFLMESVKGVDLTKTYAIEGFVPVLQVWVYCCLPEFGAGFGHPIEGSPTPPLLSFLGGKGKGRLQENMLKHTRTKNFTMKDYSEMFPRWDGELEDEKADNIVKAVFSSGWAWEQSHWPLVGTKLWTNVKVEIHPMKTEAGQMMQSLKAVPPSRTQSDAESSKKAHKAKKDSAEESKGDESDESKGEESKGEESRAEESRAEESKAAETAPKGMTTRAKARDTQATVSESENENGGISVVVVDKEQSCFDYGSMKKLKQVGKVRAARIVARAKSERTAKVIIPNQPKQGQGYNPFANFDRQKLSALLDWVKLDPKWRQKVKGSSSHWFYILLTPTKWLIDTHMDAGINLLRLRYTKHPEWFRSDRFCILDAVFTQMWTAKYSEFLASPANPDGSGKLLPPGALDYYTERSLGSLRISIPRRRIVIWDSDLAYATDAEIAKAVKPIAHMLPYMLRMLSTGAERELYTVDFTHERESGVPQNKQSGDCGVYCLTYIECHALGMPFPPQELCDKKIKTIRS, encoded by the exons ATGAAAGCATCTTGGGCGCAGATGGGAGTGAATTTTGACCGGGGGCCAAGTATTGATGAATTAACTACAGCGTGTCAGATGTGCAGAACATGGTCTCGAGATGATCGGCTGCGTTTAGGGTATCTAGCCATCTACGCTGGCTTCATCGAAGCAGCAAGAACCTCGTCACCCACACGGGCTAGCCTGACTAGGTTAGTGATGGATCTAGATGCTTTTGAAGATTATCCGTGGGGAAGGGTAGCCTTTAAATTCTTGATGGAGTCGGTGAAGGGTGTAGACTTGACAAAGACGTATGCTATTGAAGGCTTTGTTCCGGTTCTTCAAGTCTGGGTCTACTGTTGTCTCCCTGAATTCGGAGCTGGGTTTGGTCACCCTATAGAAGGTTCTCCGACCCCACCTCTACTTTCCTTCTTAGGTGGCAAAGGCAAGGGAAGGCTCCAGGAGAATATGCTGAAACAT ACTAGGACTAAGAACTTTACTATGAAGGATTACTCTGAAATGTTCCCTCGCTGGGATGGTGAGCTGGAAGATGAGAAGGCTGATAACATAGTGAAGGCAGTGTTTTCTTCAGGCTGGGCATGGGAACAAAGTCACTGGCCTCTTGTCGGAACAAAACTGTGGACAAATGTGAAGGTGGAGATCCATCCGATGAAGACAGAAGCTGGTCAGATGATGCAAAGCTTGAAGGCAGTGCCCCCTTCTCGCACACAGTCTGATGCAGAATCAAGCAAGAAGGCTC ACAAAGCTAAGAAGGACAGCGCTGAAGAAAGCAAAGGTGATGAAAGCGATGAAAGCAAAGGTGAGGAAAGCAAAGGTGAGGAAAGCAGAGCCGAGGAAAGCAGAGCCGAGGAAAGCAAAGCTGCGGAAACAGCTCCCAAAGGAATGACAACAAGAGCCAAAGCTAGAGACACCCAAGCCACTGTG AGTGAGAGTGAAAATGAGAATGGAGGCATAAGTGTTGTTGTAGTAGATAAAGAACAATCATGCTTTGATTATGGCTCTATGAAAAAACTGAAACAAGTTGGTAAAGTGAGAGCTGCTCGCATTGTGGCCCGTGCTAAGAGTGAGCG CACGGCAAAGGTTATTATACCTAACCAGCCGAAGCAAGGCCAGGGATATAACCCATTTGCTAATTTTGATCGCCAAAAGCTCTCTGCTCTTCTTGATTGGGTGAAACTTGACCC CAAATGGCGACAGAAGGTCAAAGGTTCTTCAAGTCATTGGTTCTACATACTACTAACTCCTACAAAATGGTTGATTGACACG CACATGGATGCTGGCATTAATCTCTTAAGGCTCCGATACACAAAGCACCCTGAATGGTTTAGGTCCGACAGATTTTGCATTTTGGATGCTGTATTTACTCAAATGTGGACAGCAAAGTACTCAGAGTTTCTGGCCTCTCCTGCCAATCCTGACGGCTCAGGTAAACTACTCCCTCCTGGCGCCTTAGACTACTACACAG AACGATCATTGGGTAGCTTGCGGATATCAATCCCGAGGAGACGCATAGTGATTTGGGATAGTGATCTTGCTTACGCTACGGATGCAGAAATTGCTAAGGCTGTGAAGCCTATTGCACACATGCTGCCGTACATGCTGCGTATGTTATCTACCGGTGCGGAGAGGGAGTTGTACACAGTTGATTTCACACATGAGCGTGAATCTGGGGTGCCACAAAACAAACAAAGTGGTGACTGTGGAGTGTATTGCTTGACGTATATAGAATGTCATGCACTTGGCATGCCATTCCCACCTCAGGAGCTGTGTGATAAGAAGATCAAGACAATCAGGTCTTAG